A portion of the Musa acuminata AAA Group cultivar baxijiao chromosome BXJ1-1, Cavendish_Baxijiao_AAA, whole genome shotgun sequence genome contains these proteins:
- the LOC135582598 gene encoding protein ENHANCED DISEASE RESISTANCE 2-like isoform X4 → MGSSSEGEGRGRMEGWLYLFRSNRLGLQYSRKRYFVLDHRDNSLNCYRAAPTASTQVPVRCAQIDSCIRVNDNGRENIKGNVFFLFTLYNTSNHSNQLKLGARSSEEAARWISSLIEATLKVCPTKEDNTVACSKRRWPSLRLSRRRSHMHSFDMNAISSTQMNQITSDVVAPSSWTIFGCNNGLRLFKEVKDDDFLGEHWDDHPAIMAIGVVDATPEAIFWAVMSLGPSRSEWDFCFDHGSVIEHLDGHTDIIHKKLRGDWLPWGMKPRDLLARRYWRREEDGTYVILYHSVFHRKCRPQKGYTRACLKSGGYVISPINQGKESVVKHMLAIDWKFWLPYIFTSSAKNITIRMLERVAALREMFHAKLGKCPSSDVSMEEQKRDISLSLTEDVEENVQLPVENRKSEERTEGSQESDTKPASMSGSFLELNDAADEFFDFPDEPEYDKQEDTWPSDSQLQSQPKLSTAAVLMKRLQGLAVQRRGYMDLQDAPIGDAASCSYGSTLQKDSSFSLPCSWASADPSTFLIRGRTYLQDHKKIAVNDTLMKMVAADWLKSDKREDDLGGRPGSIVQKYAAQGGREFFFIVNIQVPGSTTYSLALYYMTHIPVESIPLLKKFVGGDDAYRNSRFKLIPHITKGSWIVKQSVGKKACLVGRALEINYFHGTNYLELGIDIGSSTVARGVVSLVLGYLSNLVIEMAFLIQGNTEEELPEFLLGTCRLNHLDASKAISIKSW, encoded by the exons ATGGGCAGTAGCTCGGAAGGAGAGGGGCGAGGGAGGATGGAGGGGTGGCTGTACCTCTTCCGGTCGAACCGGCTCGGGCTGCAGTACTCGCGCAAGCGCTACTTCGTCCTCGACCATCGTGACAACTCTCTCAATTGCTACCGAGCCGCGCCCACCGCCTCTACGCAG GTTCCTGTAAGATGTGCACAAATTGATTCCTGCATCCGTGTAAATGACAATGGGAGAGAAAATATCAAGGGGAAT gttttctttctttttacctTGTACAACACTTCCAATCACAGCAATCAGCTTAAG TTGGGTGCTAGAAGTTCTGAAGAAGCAGCTAGATGGATAAGCTCCTTGATAGAAGCAACATTGAAG GTGTGCCCCACAAAAGAAGATAACACTGTGGCTTGTTCAAAAAGAAGATGGCCATCTCTGAG GTTGAGTAGGAGACGAAGTCACATGCATTCATTTG ATATGAATGCTATCTCATCTACGCAAATGAATCAAATAACTTCTGATGTTGTAGCACCTTCTTCGTGGACAATTTTTGGCTGCAATAATG GATTACGGTTATTTAAAGAGGTGAAGGATGATGATTTTCTTGGAGAG CATTGGGATGACCATCCAGCTATAATGGCTATAGGTGTTGTTGATGCAACTCCCGAGGCCATTTTCTGGGCAGTTATGTCTCTTGGTCCATCAAGATCAGA GTGGGACTTCTGTTTTGATCATGGCAGTGTAATAGAGCATCTTGATGGGCATACAGACATTATTCACAAGAAATTGCGTGGTGATTGGCTACCTTG GGGTATGAAACCAAGAGATTTATTGGCACGACGTTATTGGAGGAGGGAAGAGGATGGAACGTATG TAATTCTTTACCACTCTGTGTTCCACCGAAAATGTCGACCTCAGAAAGGATATACACGTGCCTGCCTTAAAA GTGGGGGGTACGTGATATCTCCTATAAACCAAGGAAAAGAATCAGTAGTTAAACACATGCTTGCTATTGATTGGAAATTTTGGTTGCCTTACATATTCACCTCTTCTGCAAAAAATATTACTATCAGGATGCTAGAGAGAGTTGCAG CATTAAGGGAGATGTTTCATGCAAAACTGGGAAAATGCCCAAGCTCTGATGTCTCAATGGAAGAACAAAAGAGAGATATCAGTTTGTCACTGACTGAAGATGTAGAAGAGAATGTGCAATTGCCAGTTGAGAATAGAAAGAGTGAAGAACGAACAGAAGGGTCCCAGGAATCTGATACAAAACCTGCTAGCATGAGTGGATCATTCCTCGAATTGAATGATGCTGCTGATGAATTTTTTGATTTTCCAGATGAACCAGAATATGATAAACAAGAGGATACATGGCCTTCGGATTCACAATTGCAGTCTCAG CCTAAGCTGTCAACGGCTGCAGTTCTTATGAAAAGGTTGCAGGGCCTTGCAG TTCAAAGGAGAGGTTACATGGACTTGCAAGATGCTCCAATAGGAGATGCAGCATCATGTAGTTATGGGTCCACACTACAAAAGGACTCAAGCTTTTCACTTCCTTGTAGTTGGGCAAGTGCAGATCCATCAACATTCTTGATTCGTGGTAGAACCTATTTACAAGACCATAAAAAG ATTGCTGTCAATGATACATTGATGAAAATGGTAGCTGCTGATTGGCTAAAGTCTGATAAACGTGAAGATGACCTCGGTGGTCGCCCTGGGAGCATTGTGCAG AAATATGCAGCACAAGGTGGCAGGGAGTTTTTCTTTATTGTGAACATACAG GTTCCAGGTTCAACCACATACAGCCTTGCTTTGTACTATATGACACATATACCAGTGGAAAGCATTCCACTGCTGAAGAAATTTGTCGGGGGAGATGATGCTTATAGGAATTCAAGGTTTAAGCTAATCCCACATATAACAAAG GGATCCTGGATTGTAAAACAAAGTGTGGGTAAGAAAGCATGTTTGGTAGGCCGTGCACTggaaataaattattttcatgggACAAACTACTTGGAG CTTGGCATTGATATTGGTTCCTCAACAGTTGCCAGGGGTGTTGTGAGTCTTGTACTGGGTTACCTGAGTAACCTTGTAATAGAGATGGCATTTCTAATTCAG GGGAatacagaagaagagctcccagagTTCCTCCTCGGAACTTGCCGTTTGAACCATCTTGATGCCTCTAAAGCAATCTCAATAAAATCATGGTAG
- the LOC135582598 gene encoding protein ENHANCED DISEASE RESISTANCE 2-like isoform X3: MGSSSEGEGRGRMEGWLYLFRSNRLGLQYSRKRYFVLDHRDNSLNCYRAAPTASTQVPVRCAQIDSCIRVNDNGRENIKGNVFFLFTLYNTSNHSNQLKLGARSSEEAARWISSLIEATLKVCPTKEDNTVACSKRRWPSLRLSRRRSHMHSFDMNAISSTQMNQITSDVVAPSSWTIFGCNNGLRLFKEVKDDDFLGEHWDDHPAIMAIGVVDATPEAIFWAVMSLGPSRSEWDFCFDHGSVIEHLDGHTDIIHKKLRACRGMKPRDLLARRYWRREEDGTYVILYHSVFHRKCRPQKGYTRACLKSGGYVISPINQGKESVVKHMLAIDWKFWLPYIFTSSAKNITIRMLERVAALREMFHAKLGKCPSSDVSMEEQKRDISLSLTEDVEENVQLPVENRKSEERTEGSQESDTKPASMSGSFLELNDAADEFFDFPDEPEYDKQEDTWPSDSQLQSQNLQQPKLSTAAVLMKRLQGLAVQRRGYMDLQDAPIGDAASCSYGSTLQKDSSFSLPCSWASADPSTFLIRGRTYLQDHKKIAVNDTLMKMVAADWLKSDKREDDLGGRPGSIVQKYAAQGGREFFFIVNIQVPGSTTYSLALYYMTHIPVESIPLLKKFVGGDDAYRNSRFKLIPHITKGSWIVKQSVGKKACLVGRALEINYFHGTNYLELGIDIGSSTVARGVVSLVLGYLSNLVIEMAFLIQGNTEEELPEFLLGTCRLNHLDASKAISIKSW; the protein is encoded by the exons ATGGGCAGTAGCTCGGAAGGAGAGGGGCGAGGGAGGATGGAGGGGTGGCTGTACCTCTTCCGGTCGAACCGGCTCGGGCTGCAGTACTCGCGCAAGCGCTACTTCGTCCTCGACCATCGTGACAACTCTCTCAATTGCTACCGAGCCGCGCCCACCGCCTCTACGCAG GTTCCTGTAAGATGTGCACAAATTGATTCCTGCATCCGTGTAAATGACAATGGGAGAGAAAATATCAAGGGGAAT gttttctttctttttacctTGTACAACACTTCCAATCACAGCAATCAGCTTAAG TTGGGTGCTAGAAGTTCTGAAGAAGCAGCTAGATGGATAAGCTCCTTGATAGAAGCAACATTGAAG GTGTGCCCCACAAAAGAAGATAACACTGTGGCTTGTTCAAAAAGAAGATGGCCATCTCTGAG GTTGAGTAGGAGACGAAGTCACATGCATTCATTTG ATATGAATGCTATCTCATCTACGCAAATGAATCAAATAACTTCTGATGTTGTAGCACCTTCTTCGTGGACAATTTTTGGCTGCAATAATG GATTACGGTTATTTAAAGAGGTGAAGGATGATGATTTTCTTGGAGAG CATTGGGATGACCATCCAGCTATAATGGCTATAGGTGTTGTTGATGCAACTCCCGAGGCCATTTTCTGGGCAGTTATGTCTCTTGGTCCATCAAGATCAGA GTGGGACTTCTGTTTTGATCATGGCAGTGTAATAGAGCATCTTGATGGGCATACAGACATTATTCACAAGAAATTGCGTG CTTGTAGGGGTATGAAACCAAGAGATTTATTGGCACGACGTTATTGGAGGAGGGAAGAGGATGGAACGTATG TAATTCTTTACCACTCTGTGTTCCACCGAAAATGTCGACCTCAGAAAGGATATACACGTGCCTGCCTTAAAA GTGGGGGGTACGTGATATCTCCTATAAACCAAGGAAAAGAATCAGTAGTTAAACACATGCTTGCTATTGATTGGAAATTTTGGTTGCCTTACATATTCACCTCTTCTGCAAAAAATATTACTATCAGGATGCTAGAGAGAGTTGCAG CATTAAGGGAGATGTTTCATGCAAAACTGGGAAAATGCCCAAGCTCTGATGTCTCAATGGAAGAACAAAAGAGAGATATCAGTTTGTCACTGACTGAAGATGTAGAAGAGAATGTGCAATTGCCAGTTGAGAATAGAAAGAGTGAAGAACGAACAGAAGGGTCCCAGGAATCTGATACAAAACCTGCTAGCATGAGTGGATCATTCCTCGAATTGAATGATGCTGCTGATGAATTTTTTGATTTTCCAGATGAACCAGAATATGATAAACAAGAGGATACATGGCCTTCGGATTCACAATTGCAGTCTCAG AACCTTCAGCAGCCTAAGCTGTCAACGGCTGCAGTTCTTATGAAAAGGTTGCAGGGCCTTGCAG TTCAAAGGAGAGGTTACATGGACTTGCAAGATGCTCCAATAGGAGATGCAGCATCATGTAGTTATGGGTCCACACTACAAAAGGACTCAAGCTTTTCACTTCCTTGTAGTTGGGCAAGTGCAGATCCATCAACATTCTTGATTCGTGGTAGAACCTATTTACAAGACCATAAAAAG ATTGCTGTCAATGATACATTGATGAAAATGGTAGCTGCTGATTGGCTAAAGTCTGATAAACGTGAAGATGACCTCGGTGGTCGCCCTGGGAGCATTGTGCAG AAATATGCAGCACAAGGTGGCAGGGAGTTTTTCTTTATTGTGAACATACAG GTTCCAGGTTCAACCACATACAGCCTTGCTTTGTACTATATGACACATATACCAGTGGAAAGCATTCCACTGCTGAAGAAATTTGTCGGGGGAGATGATGCTTATAGGAATTCAAGGTTTAAGCTAATCCCACATATAACAAAG GGATCCTGGATTGTAAAACAAAGTGTGGGTAAGAAAGCATGTTTGGTAGGCCGTGCACTggaaataaattattttcatgggACAAACTACTTGGAG CTTGGCATTGATATTGGTTCCTCAACAGTTGCCAGGGGTGTTGTGAGTCTTGTACTGGGTTACCTGAGTAACCTTGTAATAGAGATGGCATTTCTAATTCAG GGGAatacagaagaagagctcccagagTTCCTCCTCGGAACTTGCCGTTTGAACCATCTTGATGCCTCTAAAGCAATCTCAATAAAATCATGGTAG
- the LOC135582598 gene encoding protein ENHANCED DISEASE RESISTANCE 2-like isoform X2 produces MGSSSEGEGRGRMEGWLYLFRSNRLGLQYSRKRYFVLDHRDNSLNCYRAAPTASTQVPVRCAQIDSCIRVNDNGRENIKGNVFFLFTLYNTSNHSNQLKLGARSSEEAARWISSLIEATLKVCPTKEDNTVACSKRRWPSLRLSRRRSHMHSFDMNAISSTQMNQITSDVVAPSSWTIFGCNNGLRLFKEVKDDDFLGEHWDDHPAIMAIGVVDATPEAIFWAVMSLGPSRSEWDFCFDHGSVIEHLDGHTDIIHKKLRGDWLPWGMKPRDLLARRYWRREEDGTYVILYHSVFHRKCRPQKGYTRACLKSGGYVISPINQGKESVVKHMLAIDWKFWLPYIFTSSAKNITIRMLERVAALREMFHAKLGKCPSSDVSMEEQKRDISLSLTEDVEENVQLPVENRKSEERTEGSQESDTKPASMSGSFLELNDAADEFFDFPDEPEYDKQEDTWPSDSQLQSQQPKLSTAAVLMKRLQGLAVQRRGYMDLQDAPIGDAASCSYGSTLQKDSSFSLPCSWASADPSTFLIRGRTYLQDHKKIAVNDTLMKMVAADWLKSDKREDDLGGRPGSIVQKYAAQGGREFFFIVNIQVPGSTTYSLALYYMTHIPVESIPLLKKFVGGDDAYRNSRFKLIPHITKGSWIVKQSVGKKACLVGRALEINYFHGTNYLELGIDIGSSTVARGVVSLVLGYLSNLVIEMAFLIQGNTEEELPEFLLGTCRLNHLDASKAISIKSW; encoded by the exons ATGGGCAGTAGCTCGGAAGGAGAGGGGCGAGGGAGGATGGAGGGGTGGCTGTACCTCTTCCGGTCGAACCGGCTCGGGCTGCAGTACTCGCGCAAGCGCTACTTCGTCCTCGACCATCGTGACAACTCTCTCAATTGCTACCGAGCCGCGCCCACCGCCTCTACGCAG GTTCCTGTAAGATGTGCACAAATTGATTCCTGCATCCGTGTAAATGACAATGGGAGAGAAAATATCAAGGGGAAT gttttctttctttttacctTGTACAACACTTCCAATCACAGCAATCAGCTTAAG TTGGGTGCTAGAAGTTCTGAAGAAGCAGCTAGATGGATAAGCTCCTTGATAGAAGCAACATTGAAG GTGTGCCCCACAAAAGAAGATAACACTGTGGCTTGTTCAAAAAGAAGATGGCCATCTCTGAG GTTGAGTAGGAGACGAAGTCACATGCATTCATTTG ATATGAATGCTATCTCATCTACGCAAATGAATCAAATAACTTCTGATGTTGTAGCACCTTCTTCGTGGACAATTTTTGGCTGCAATAATG GATTACGGTTATTTAAAGAGGTGAAGGATGATGATTTTCTTGGAGAG CATTGGGATGACCATCCAGCTATAATGGCTATAGGTGTTGTTGATGCAACTCCCGAGGCCATTTTCTGGGCAGTTATGTCTCTTGGTCCATCAAGATCAGA GTGGGACTTCTGTTTTGATCATGGCAGTGTAATAGAGCATCTTGATGGGCATACAGACATTATTCACAAGAAATTGCGTGGTGATTGGCTACCTTG GGGTATGAAACCAAGAGATTTATTGGCACGACGTTATTGGAGGAGGGAAGAGGATGGAACGTATG TAATTCTTTACCACTCTGTGTTCCACCGAAAATGTCGACCTCAGAAAGGATATACACGTGCCTGCCTTAAAA GTGGGGGGTACGTGATATCTCCTATAAACCAAGGAAAAGAATCAGTAGTTAAACACATGCTTGCTATTGATTGGAAATTTTGGTTGCCTTACATATTCACCTCTTCTGCAAAAAATATTACTATCAGGATGCTAGAGAGAGTTGCAG CATTAAGGGAGATGTTTCATGCAAAACTGGGAAAATGCCCAAGCTCTGATGTCTCAATGGAAGAACAAAAGAGAGATATCAGTTTGTCACTGACTGAAGATGTAGAAGAGAATGTGCAATTGCCAGTTGAGAATAGAAAGAGTGAAGAACGAACAGAAGGGTCCCAGGAATCTGATACAAAACCTGCTAGCATGAGTGGATCATTCCTCGAATTGAATGATGCTGCTGATGAATTTTTTGATTTTCCAGATGAACCAGAATATGATAAACAAGAGGATACATGGCCTTCGGATTCACAATTGCAGTCTCAG CAGCCTAAGCTGTCAACGGCTGCAGTTCTTATGAAAAGGTTGCAGGGCCTTGCAG TTCAAAGGAGAGGTTACATGGACTTGCAAGATGCTCCAATAGGAGATGCAGCATCATGTAGTTATGGGTCCACACTACAAAAGGACTCAAGCTTTTCACTTCCTTGTAGTTGGGCAAGTGCAGATCCATCAACATTCTTGATTCGTGGTAGAACCTATTTACAAGACCATAAAAAG ATTGCTGTCAATGATACATTGATGAAAATGGTAGCTGCTGATTGGCTAAAGTCTGATAAACGTGAAGATGACCTCGGTGGTCGCCCTGGGAGCATTGTGCAG AAATATGCAGCACAAGGTGGCAGGGAGTTTTTCTTTATTGTGAACATACAG GTTCCAGGTTCAACCACATACAGCCTTGCTTTGTACTATATGACACATATACCAGTGGAAAGCATTCCACTGCTGAAGAAATTTGTCGGGGGAGATGATGCTTATAGGAATTCAAGGTTTAAGCTAATCCCACATATAACAAAG GGATCCTGGATTGTAAAACAAAGTGTGGGTAAGAAAGCATGTTTGGTAGGCCGTGCACTggaaataaattattttcatgggACAAACTACTTGGAG CTTGGCATTGATATTGGTTCCTCAACAGTTGCCAGGGGTGTTGTGAGTCTTGTACTGGGTTACCTGAGTAACCTTGTAATAGAGATGGCATTTCTAATTCAG GGGAatacagaagaagagctcccagagTTCCTCCTCGGAACTTGCCGTTTGAACCATCTTGATGCCTCTAAAGCAATCTCAATAAAATCATGGTAG
- the LOC135582598 gene encoding protein ENHANCED DISEASE RESISTANCE 2-like isoform X5, protein MSELVPVRCAQIDSCIRVNDNGRENIKGNVFFLFTLYNTSNHSNQLKLGARSSEEAARWISSLIEATLKVCPTKEDNTVACSKRRWPSLRLSRRRSHMHSFDMNAISSTQMNQITSDVVAPSSWTIFGCNNGLRLFKEVKDDDFLGEHWDDHPAIMAIGVVDATPEAIFWAVMSLGPSRSEWDFCFDHGSVIEHLDGHTDIIHKKLRGDWLPWGMKPRDLLARRYWRREEDGTYVILYHSVFHRKCRPQKGYTRACLKSGGYVISPINQGKESVVKHMLAIDWKFWLPYIFTSSAKNITIRMLERVAALREMFHAKLGKCPSSDVSMEEQKRDISLSLTEDVEENVQLPVENRKSEERTEGSQESDTKPASMSGSFLELNDAADEFFDFPDEPEYDKQEDTWPSDSQLQSQNLQQPKLSTAAVLMKRLQGLAVQRRGYMDLQDAPIGDAASCSYGSTLQKDSSFSLPCSWASADPSTFLIRGRTYLQDHKKIAVNDTLMKMVAADWLKSDKREDDLGGRPGSIVQKYAAQGGREFFFIVNIQVPGSTTYSLALYYMTHIPVESIPLLKKFVGGDDAYRNSRFKLIPHITKGSWIVKQSVGKKACLVGRALEINYFHGTNYLELGIDIGSSTVARGVVSLVLGYLSNLVIEMAFLIQGNTEEELPEFLLGTCRLNHLDASKAISIKSW, encoded by the exons ATGTCAGAGCTG GTTCCTGTAAGATGTGCACAAATTGATTCCTGCATCCGTGTAAATGACAATGGGAGAGAAAATATCAAGGGGAAT gttttctttctttttacctTGTACAACACTTCCAATCACAGCAATCAGCTTAAG TTGGGTGCTAGAAGTTCTGAAGAAGCAGCTAGATGGATAAGCTCCTTGATAGAAGCAACATTGAAG GTGTGCCCCACAAAAGAAGATAACACTGTGGCTTGTTCAAAAAGAAGATGGCCATCTCTGAG GTTGAGTAGGAGACGAAGTCACATGCATTCATTTG ATATGAATGCTATCTCATCTACGCAAATGAATCAAATAACTTCTGATGTTGTAGCACCTTCTTCGTGGACAATTTTTGGCTGCAATAATG GATTACGGTTATTTAAAGAGGTGAAGGATGATGATTTTCTTGGAGAG CATTGGGATGACCATCCAGCTATAATGGCTATAGGTGTTGTTGATGCAACTCCCGAGGCCATTTTCTGGGCAGTTATGTCTCTTGGTCCATCAAGATCAGA GTGGGACTTCTGTTTTGATCATGGCAGTGTAATAGAGCATCTTGATGGGCATACAGACATTATTCACAAGAAATTGCGTGGTGATTGGCTACCTTG GGGTATGAAACCAAGAGATTTATTGGCACGACGTTATTGGAGGAGGGAAGAGGATGGAACGTATG TAATTCTTTACCACTCTGTGTTCCACCGAAAATGTCGACCTCAGAAAGGATATACACGTGCCTGCCTTAAAA GTGGGGGGTACGTGATATCTCCTATAAACCAAGGAAAAGAATCAGTAGTTAAACACATGCTTGCTATTGATTGGAAATTTTGGTTGCCTTACATATTCACCTCTTCTGCAAAAAATATTACTATCAGGATGCTAGAGAGAGTTGCAG CATTAAGGGAGATGTTTCATGCAAAACTGGGAAAATGCCCAAGCTCTGATGTCTCAATGGAAGAACAAAAGAGAGATATCAGTTTGTCACTGACTGAAGATGTAGAAGAGAATGTGCAATTGCCAGTTGAGAATAGAAAGAGTGAAGAACGAACAGAAGGGTCCCAGGAATCTGATACAAAACCTGCTAGCATGAGTGGATCATTCCTCGAATTGAATGATGCTGCTGATGAATTTTTTGATTTTCCAGATGAACCAGAATATGATAAACAAGAGGATACATGGCCTTCGGATTCACAATTGCAGTCTCAG AACCTTCAGCAGCCTAAGCTGTCAACGGCTGCAGTTCTTATGAAAAGGTTGCAGGGCCTTGCAG TTCAAAGGAGAGGTTACATGGACTTGCAAGATGCTCCAATAGGAGATGCAGCATCATGTAGTTATGGGTCCACACTACAAAAGGACTCAAGCTTTTCACTTCCTTGTAGTTGGGCAAGTGCAGATCCATCAACATTCTTGATTCGTGGTAGAACCTATTTACAAGACCATAAAAAG ATTGCTGTCAATGATACATTGATGAAAATGGTAGCTGCTGATTGGCTAAAGTCTGATAAACGTGAAGATGACCTCGGTGGTCGCCCTGGGAGCATTGTGCAG AAATATGCAGCACAAGGTGGCAGGGAGTTTTTCTTTATTGTGAACATACAG GTTCCAGGTTCAACCACATACAGCCTTGCTTTGTACTATATGACACATATACCAGTGGAAAGCATTCCACTGCTGAAGAAATTTGTCGGGGGAGATGATGCTTATAGGAATTCAAGGTTTAAGCTAATCCCACATATAACAAAG GGATCCTGGATTGTAAAACAAAGTGTGGGTAAGAAAGCATGTTTGGTAGGCCGTGCACTggaaataaattattttcatgggACAAACTACTTGGAG CTTGGCATTGATATTGGTTCCTCAACAGTTGCCAGGGGTGTTGTGAGTCTTGTACTGGGTTACCTGAGTAACCTTGTAATAGAGATGGCATTTCTAATTCAG GGGAatacagaagaagagctcccagagTTCCTCCTCGGAACTTGCCGTTTGAACCATCTTGATGCCTCTAAAGCAATCTCAATAAAATCATGGTAG